From the genome of Actinacidiphila yeochonensis CN732, one region includes:
- a CDS encoding glycosyltransferase family 2 protein, which produces MNAAAPSSTLPAVSVIMPVLNEERHLRSSVRHILEQDYQGEMEVVIALGPSTDRTDAIAAELVAEDPRVHTVPNPTGRTPAALNAAIRASRHPVVVRVDGHGMLSPGYIRTAVRLLDETGAANVGGIMHAEGENDWEHAVAAAMTSKIGVGNAAFHTGGQAAPADTVYLGVFRREVLERQGGYNEEFIRAQDWELNYRIREAGHLIWFSPELRVSYRPRPSVRTLAKQYKDYGRWRRVVTRYHRGSVNLRYLAAPGALAANAAGVVVGAALTPWALLVPAAYLAAVTAGSLPAGRGLPVGARVRIPLALATMHMCWGWGFLTSPRSLARRVIASRRPAVTGEPVQHADA; this is translated from the coding sequence ATGAACGCCGCTGCCCCCTCTTCCACGCTCCCGGCCGTCTCCGTGATCATGCCGGTGCTCAACGAGGAGCGCCATCTGCGCAGCTCCGTCCGGCACATCCTGGAGCAGGACTACCAGGGCGAGATGGAGGTGGTGATCGCGCTCGGGCCGTCCACGGACCGCACCGACGCCATCGCCGCCGAACTCGTCGCCGAGGACCCCCGGGTGCACACCGTGCCCAACCCCACCGGCCGCACCCCGGCCGCCCTCAACGCCGCCATCCGGGCGTCCCGGCACCCCGTCGTGGTGCGCGTCGACGGCCACGGCATGCTCTCGCCGGGCTACATCCGCACCGCGGTGCGGCTGCTGGACGAGACCGGCGCGGCCAACGTCGGCGGCATCATGCACGCCGAGGGCGAGAACGACTGGGAGCACGCGGTGGCCGCCGCGATGACCTCGAAGATCGGTGTCGGCAACGCCGCCTTCCACACCGGCGGCCAGGCGGCCCCCGCCGACACCGTCTACCTCGGCGTCTTCCGCCGCGAGGTGCTGGAGCGGCAGGGCGGCTACAACGAGGAGTTCATCCGCGCCCAGGACTGGGAGCTCAACTACCGCATCCGCGAGGCAGGCCACCTGATCTGGTTCTCGCCGGAGCTGCGCGTCTCCTACCGGCCCCGGCCCAGCGTGCGCACCCTCGCCAAGCAGTACAAGGACTACGGCCGCTGGCGCCGGGTGGTCACCCGCTACCACCGGGGCTCGGTCAACCTCCGCTACCTGGCCGCCCCCGGCGCCCTGGCCGCCAACGCGGCCGGTGTCGTGGTCGGCGCCGCGCTCACCCCGTGGGCGCTGCTGGTGCCGGCCGCCTACCTCGCGGCCGTCACCGCCGGCTCGCTGCCGGCCGGCCGGGGGCTGCCGGTCGGCGCCCGGGTGCGCATCCCGCTGGCGCTGGCCACCATGCACATGTGCTGGGGCTGGGGCTTCCTGACCAGCCCGCGCTCGCTGGCCCGCCGCGTCATCGCCAGCCGCCGCCCCGCAGTGACCGGCGAACCCGTCCAGCACGCGGACGCCTGA
- a CDS encoding LCP family protein, whose amino-acid sequence MTPLPSTRRRQPPPTGRPPAGRRPRPRPPVRRSTRVAGALALLVITASGVGHAVVTGLNGAINRVDAFGGMEDRPGDSKGTNFLLVGTDGRDGLDPAEKKAYHLGGAPCHCTDTIMLVHLSQDRRRASVVSIPRDTYVQLPDTGPAAFHAAGTPSRTSAGGHRMPATHPAKINEAYADGGPRLTVSTVEKLTGVHVDHYLEIDFVSFMKTVDALGGVPVCTRKPLKDSYSGLDLPAGTTTLNGGQALQYVRSRHIDADSDLGRMERQQSFVAQVIHKITSTGTLTNPVRLERVASTALGSVRADAGLSPTDLISLARTMKGFTAKSSEFASVPLSDLSHNVPGVGSTVLWDKPAAGRLWAAIRADRPLAPHRAAPRATASPRTTAVPGAAAAPGATASVRVPVAPSRIMVRVENASGVNGLAGSVQRALHGAGFVTPGLPGTADRRTARTVIQYDPRWDRSAKSLAAAVPGARLAPVAGQGAEMRLVLGEDGRGRAVRAVAVQPPPAAAGNPRQKGDEAGC is encoded by the coding sequence GTGACCCCCTTGCCGTCCACCCGACGCCGGCAGCCGCCGCCCACCGGCCGCCCGCCGGCGGGCCGGCGTCCGCGCCCCCGGCCGCCGGTACGGCGCTCCACCCGGGTCGCGGGCGCGCTCGCCCTGCTGGTGATCACGGCGAGCGGCGTCGGCCACGCGGTGGTGACCGGCCTGAACGGGGCGATCAACCGGGTCGACGCCTTCGGGGGGATGGAGGACCGCCCCGGCGACTCCAAGGGCACCAACTTCCTGCTGGTGGGCACCGACGGGCGGGACGGCCTGGACCCGGCCGAGAAGAAGGCGTACCACCTGGGCGGCGCGCCCTGCCACTGCACCGACACGATCATGCTGGTGCACCTCTCCCAGGACCGGCGGCGGGCCAGCGTGGTCAGCATCCCGCGCGACACGTACGTGCAGCTGCCGGACACCGGCCCCGCGGCGTTCCACGCGGCCGGCACCCCGTCGCGGACCTCGGCCGGCGGCCACCGGATGCCGGCCACCCACCCGGCGAAGATCAACGAGGCGTACGCGGACGGCGGCCCGCGGCTGACCGTCTCCACCGTCGAGAAGCTGACGGGCGTGCACGTCGACCACTACCTGGAGATCGACTTCGTCAGCTTCATGAAGACCGTGGACGCCCTCGGCGGCGTACCGGTGTGCACCAGGAAGCCGCTGAAGGACTCCTACAGCGGCCTGGACCTGCCGGCGGGCACCACGACGCTGAACGGCGGACAGGCCCTCCAGTACGTCCGTTCCCGGCACATCGACGCCGACTCCGACCTGGGCCGGATGGAGCGCCAGCAGAGCTTCGTCGCGCAGGTCATCCACAAGATCACCAGTACCGGCACGCTCACCAACCCGGTGCGGCTGGAGCGGGTGGCCAGCACCGCGCTCGGCTCGGTACGGGCGGACGCGGGCCTGTCGCCCACCGACCTGATCTCGCTGGCCCGCACCATGAAGGGGTTCACGGCGAAGTCCTCGGAGTTCGCCTCGGTGCCGCTCAGCGACCTCAGCCACAACGTGCCCGGGGTCGGCTCCACCGTTCTGTGGGACAAGCCGGCCGCGGGCCGGCTGTGGGCGGCGATCCGGGCCGACCGGCCGCTGGCCCCGCACCGGGCCGCGCCGCGCGCCACCGCCTCGCCGCGGACGACGGCCGTGCCGGGCGCCGCGGCCGCGCCGGGCGCCACCGCCTCCGTGCGTGTCCCGGTGGCGCCGTCGCGGATCATGGTGCGGGTGGAGAACGCCTCCGGGGTGAACGGCCTGGCCGGCTCGGTGCAGCGGGCACTGCACGGGGCCGGTTTCGTCACCCCCGGCCTGCCCGGCACCGCCGACCGCCGCACCGCGCGGACGGTGATCCAGTACGACCCGCGCTGGGACCGCTCCGCGAAGTCCCTGGCCGCCGCGGTGCCCGGAGCCCGGCTGGCGCCGGTGGCCGGGCAGGGCGCGGAGATGCGCCTGGTGCTCGGCGAGGACGGCCGGGGCCGCGCGGTGCGGGCGGTGGCGGTGCAGCCGCCTCCCGCGGCGGCGGGGAACCCCCGGCAGAAGGGGGACGAGGCGGGCTGCTGA
- a CDS encoding acyl-CoA thioesterase, producing MSAHDTNLMGTVHGGVVMKLVDDAAGAAAGRHSEGPAVTGAMDEMAFLEPVRVGDLLKVSAQVNWTGRTSMEVGVRVMAERWNESGPGEQVASAYLVFVAVDAEGRPRPVPQVEPETDQDRRRWQEAQIRRAHRLARRRAILELRRQRAAEGLDD from the coding sequence ATGAGCGCCCACGACACCAACCTCATGGGCACCGTGCACGGCGGCGTCGTGATGAAGCTCGTGGACGACGCGGCGGGGGCCGCCGCCGGACGCCACTCCGAGGGCCCGGCGGTCACCGGGGCCATGGACGAGATGGCCTTCCTCGAACCCGTCAGGGTCGGCGACCTGCTCAAGGTGAGCGCGCAGGTCAACTGGACCGGCCGGACCTCCATGGAGGTCGGCGTGCGGGTCATGGCCGAGCGGTGGAACGAGTCCGGCCCCGGCGAGCAGGTGGCCAGCGCCTATCTGGTCTTCGTGGCCGTGGACGCGGAGGGGCGGCCCCGTCCGGTGCCGCAGGTGGAACCGGAGACCGACCAGGACCGCCGCCGCTGGCAGGAGGCCCAGATCCGCCGCGCCCACCGGCTGGCCCGCCGCCGGGCGATCCTGGAGCTGCGCCGCCAGCGTGCCGCCGAGGGCCTCGACGACTGA
- a CDS encoding LCP family protein → MNGWSDDTEQRRQSEPPLPPELSPRRAAAAAGGIPPQQSRRPQPGPPPGGGPGGTGGYGTPTPGGQSRRPRWSTRRKIGYTALGLVVVLLAVSVSTYFWADSKVRREVDLGKITDAPPKGEGTNYLIVGSDSREGLTAAEEKALHTGADSGQRTDSMMILHTGKNGTTMMSLPRDSYVTIPSFVGQETHKTYAASTHKLNRSYADGGPDLLVRTIEYNTGIHIDHYAEIGFAGFVNLVDALGGVNICLDKPLHDKASGADFDAGCQELNGKQSLAYVRQRHQLADQDLGRMRNQQKFLSTLAHQAASPSTVLDPFKLYPVIGSGLDTLVVDKNMSLLDLTHMFWAMKGVTGGSGKQLTVPIANANYYTPNDGDAVKWDMTKANTLFNELKHDQKVTVS, encoded by the coding sequence ATGAACGGTTGGAGCGATGACACCGAGCAGCGTCGGCAATCGGAGCCGCCGCTGCCCCCAGAACTGTCGCCGCGTCGGGCCGCCGCTGCCGCCGGCGGTATCCCGCCGCAGCAGTCCCGGCGCCCCCAGCCGGGTCCGCCCCCGGGCGGCGGCCCCGGCGGCACTGGCGGCTACGGAACGCCGACCCCCGGCGGGCAGTCGCGCCGGCCGCGCTGGAGCACCCGCCGCAAGATCGGCTACACGGCGCTCGGCCTGGTCGTGGTGCTGCTGGCGGTCTCCGTCTCGACGTACTTCTGGGCGGACTCCAAGGTCCGCCGCGAGGTCGATCTGGGCAAGATCACCGACGCGCCCCCGAAGGGCGAGGGCACCAACTACCTCATCGTCGGGTCGGACAGCCGCGAGGGGCTGACCGCGGCGGAGGAGAAGGCGCTGCACACCGGCGCCGACTCCGGCCAGCGCACGGACTCGATGATGATCCTGCACACCGGCAAGAACGGCACGACGATGATGAGCCTGCCGCGGGACTCGTACGTCACCATCCCGTCCTTCGTCGGCCAGGAGACCCACAAGACGTACGCGGCCTCCACCCACAAGCTCAACCGGTCGTACGCCGACGGCGGCCCGGACCTGCTGGTCCGCACCATCGAGTACAACACCGGCATCCACATCGACCACTACGCGGAGATCGGCTTCGCCGGCTTCGTGAACCTGGTCGACGCCCTGGGCGGGGTGAACATCTGCCTGGACAAGCCGCTGCACGACAAGGCGTCCGGCGCGGACTTCGACGCGGGCTGCCAGGAGCTGAACGGCAAGCAGTCGCTGGCCTACGTGCGGCAGCGGCACCAGCTGGCCGACCAGGACCTGGGCCGGATGCGCAACCAGCAGAAGTTCCTCTCCACCCTGGCCCACCAGGCCGCCTCGCCCTCCACCGTGCTCGACCCGTTCAAGCTCTACCCGGTGATCGGCTCGGGCCTGGACACGCTGGTGGTGGACAAGAACATGAGCCTGCTCGACCTGACCCACATGTTCTGGGCGATGAAGGGCGTCACCGGCGGCAGCGGCAAGCAGCTGACGGTGCCGATAGCCAACGCCAACTACTACACGCCCAACGACGGGGACGCCGTCAAGTGGGACATGACGAAGGCGAACACGCTCTTCAACGAGCTGAAGCACGACCAGAAGGTCACCGTCAGCTGA
- a CDS encoding LAETG motif-containing sortase-dependent surface protein has translation MRSLGIASAAAALALGVAGTASACSITEFTAPTISCDSGTGTGTITFLDKDKSQTPVDIAVVSKGQTLATQTGVVGSKNGVTVTFPGLTWNEGAKYTVKVTLHSGRKSSVGSQSVTAEGTCAAPSAAPTTEAPAPTPSETTSAPVQTPPSDTPSTAASVAASDSPSAAPSDSAATPSASATSGAAQVADTSSPSVSPSGNLAETGSSSSTGMIAGIAAALVVVGGGAVFFMRRRTPAARH, from the coding sequence GTGCGTTCCCTTGGCATCGCCTCCGCCGCGGCCGCGCTCGCGCTCGGCGTCGCAGGCACCGCGTCCGCATGCAGCATCACCGAGTTCACCGCGCCGACCATCTCCTGCGACTCGGGGACGGGCACCGGCACCATCACGTTCCTGGACAAGGACAAGTCCCAGACCCCCGTCGACATCGCGGTGGTGTCCAAGGGGCAGACCCTGGCCACCCAGACGGGCGTCGTCGGCAGCAAGAACGGCGTCACCGTCACGTTCCCGGGGCTCACCTGGAACGAGGGCGCCAAGTACACCGTGAAGGTCACCCTTCACTCGGGTAGGAAGTCGTCTGTCGGCAGCCAGAGCGTCACGGCCGAAGGCACCTGTGCCGCTCCGTCGGCCGCCCCGACCACCGAGGCCCCGGCTCCGACCCCGTCGGAGACCACCTCCGCTCCGGTCCAGACGCCTCCGTCGGACACCCCGTCGACCGCCGCGTCGGTCGCCGCCTCGGACTCGCCGTCCGCCGCCCCGTCGGACTCCGCCGCCACGCCGAGCGCCTCCGCGACCAGCGGTGCCGCGCAGGTCGCCGACACCTCCTCGCCGTCCGTCTCGCCCAGCGGCAACCTGGCCGAGACCGGTAGCAGCAGCAGCACCGGCATGATCGCCGGCATCGCGGCCGCCCTGGTGGTCGTCGGTGGCGGCGCCGTGTTCTTCATGCGTCGCCGTACCCCGGCCGCGCGTCACTGA
- a CDS encoding acyl-CoA dehydrogenase family protein has protein sequence MAGPAAFDLFRTTEEHEMLRDAVRSLAEAKIAPFAAEVDEQGRFPQEARDALEANDLHAVHVPESYGGSGADALSTVIVIEEVARVCASSSLIPAVNKLGSLPVELSGSEELKTRYLGALARKEGMFSYALSEPEAGSDAAGMKTRAVRDGDSWVLNGVKRWITNAGVSEFYTVMAVTDPEQRSRGISAFVVEKGDEGVSFGAPEKKLGIKGSPTREVYFDNVRIPADRMIGEEGTGFATAMRTLDHTRVTIAAQALGIAQGALDYAAGYVKERRQFGKAVAEFQGVQFMLADMAMKLEAARQITYAAAARSERSDKDLTFFGAAAKCYASDAAMEITTDAVQLLGGYGYTRDYPVERMMRDAKITQIYEGTNQVQRIVMARQLLKG, from the coding sequence ATGGCCGGACCCGCCGCATTCGACCTCTTCCGCACCACCGAGGAGCACGAGATGCTCCGCGACGCGGTCCGCTCGCTCGCCGAGGCCAAGATCGCCCCGTTCGCCGCCGAGGTCGACGAGCAGGGCCGCTTCCCGCAGGAGGCCCGCGACGCGCTGGAGGCCAACGACCTGCACGCCGTCCACGTCCCCGAGAGCTATGGCGGTTCGGGCGCGGACGCGCTGTCCACCGTCATCGTGATCGAGGAGGTGGCGCGGGTCTGCGCCTCCTCCTCACTCATCCCGGCCGTCAACAAGCTCGGCTCGCTGCCGGTGGAGCTGTCCGGCTCCGAGGAGCTCAAGACGCGGTACCTGGGCGCTCTGGCGCGCAAGGAGGGCATGTTCTCCTACGCCCTGTCCGAGCCCGAGGCCGGCTCGGACGCCGCCGGGATGAAGACCCGCGCGGTGCGCGACGGCGACTCCTGGGTGCTCAACGGCGTGAAGCGCTGGATCACCAACGCCGGGGTGTCGGAGTTCTACACGGTCATGGCCGTCACCGACCCGGAGCAGCGCTCCCGCGGCATCTCCGCGTTCGTCGTCGAGAAGGGCGACGAGGGCGTGTCCTTCGGAGCCCCGGAGAAGAAGCTCGGCATCAAGGGCTCGCCCACCCGCGAGGTCTACTTCGACAACGTCCGCATCCCCGCCGACCGGATGATCGGCGAGGAGGGCACCGGCTTCGCCACCGCGATGCGCACCCTCGACCACACCCGCGTCACGATCGCCGCCCAGGCCCTCGGCATCGCCCAGGGCGCCCTCGACTACGCCGCCGGATACGTCAAGGAGCGCCGCCAGTTCGGCAAGGCGGTGGCCGAGTTCCAGGGCGTCCAGTTCATGCTCGCCGACATGGCGATGAAGCTGGAGGCGGCCCGCCAGATCACCTACGCCGCCGCGGCGCGCTCCGAGCGCTCCGACAAGGACCTGACGTTCTTCGGCGCCGCCGCCAAGTGCTACGCCTCGGACGCCGCCATGGAGATCACCACCGACGCCGTGCAGCTTCTCGGCGGCTACGGCTACACCCGTGACTACCCGGTCGAGCGGATGATGCGCGATGCCAAGATCACCCAGATCTACGAGGGAACCAACCAGGTGCAGCGCATCGTGATGGCCCGCCAGCTCCTCAAGGGCTGA
- a CDS encoding LCP family protein, which produces MLFGALALLCAGVLVVAGIGWWGYEHYTGRVQRIPNAFPVNVPPSAQPAPSKSGSETFLLVGLDARSDLPTTGSGAKAAEWKPGAQRSDTMMLVHIPADHKNAYVVSLPRDSWVSIPGHGKAKLNAAFSWGGPPLLIDTVQRMTKVKIDHLMVIDWSGFKKLTDAVGGVDITVDQTVSRRNGPGGVWTKGTHHMDGSDALDYVRERYGLPRGDLDRTHRQQNFLRAVLAKMLSSGTFTNPLKLKRTLDQVTSVVSVDDRLSDSALRNLVWDMRGVRSKDMAFMNAPVAGFDTIDKQSVVLLDQNAASGLWEAMRNDTMAHYVATTDGIDELGRRVA; this is translated from the coding sequence GTGCTGTTCGGCGCGCTGGCGCTGCTGTGCGCCGGCGTGCTGGTGGTGGCGGGCATCGGCTGGTGGGGGTACGAGCACTACACCGGCCGGGTGCAGCGCATCCCGAACGCGTTCCCGGTGAACGTGCCGCCCTCCGCGCAGCCAGCGCCGTCCAAGAGCGGTAGCGAGACGTTCCTGCTGGTGGGCCTGGACGCGCGCTCGGACCTGCCGACCACCGGCAGCGGCGCCAAGGCGGCCGAGTGGAAGCCGGGCGCCCAGCGCAGCGACACGATGATGCTGGTCCACATCCCCGCGGACCACAAGAACGCCTACGTCGTCTCGCTGCCCCGCGACTCGTGGGTGTCCATCCCCGGCCACGGCAAGGCGAAGCTGAACGCCGCGTTCTCCTGGGGCGGCCCGCCGCTGCTGATCGACACCGTGCAGCGGATGACCAAGGTGAAGATCGACCACCTGATGGTGATCGACTGGAGCGGCTTCAAGAAGCTCACCGACGCCGTCGGCGGCGTCGACATCACCGTCGACCAGACCGTCTCGCGGCGCAACGGCCCCGGCGGGGTGTGGACCAAGGGCACCCACCACATGGACGGCTCCGACGCGCTGGACTACGTCCGGGAGCGCTACGGCCTGCCCCGCGGCGACCTCGACCGCACCCACCGGCAGCAGAACTTCCTGCGGGCCGTGCTGGCGAAGATGCTCTCCAGCGGCACCTTCACCAACCCGCTGAAGCTGAAGCGGACCCTCGACCAGGTCACCTCGGTGGTCAGCGTCGACGACCGGCTCTCCGACAGCGCCCTGCGGAACCTGGTCTGGGACATGCGCGGGGTGCGCTCCAAGGACATGGCCTTCATGAACGCCCCGGTGGCCGGCTTCGACACCATCGACAAGCAGTCCGTGGTGCTCCTCGACCAGAACGCCGCCTCCGGCCTGTGGGAGGCCATGCGCAACGACACGATGGCCCATTACGTGGCCACCACCGACGGCATCGACGAACTCGGCCGGCGGGTGGCGTGA